In Thiohalospira halophila DSM 15071, the following proteins share a genomic window:
- a CDS encoding type II toxin-antitoxin system RelE family toxin, with product MYSVELTKTARKALLRLPRTDRQRIQGKLEYLADNPHHPELDIKPLKGREAWRLRVGDWRIIYEIHDQWLVVQIIRIGSRGEVYK from the coding sequence GGTGGAGCTTACCAAGACTGCCAGGAAGGCCCTGCTCCGTCTGCCACGCACCGACCGGCAGCGTATACAAGGCAAGCTCGAGTATCTGGCCGACAACCCGCATCATCCGGAACTCGACATCAAGCCACTGAAGGGCAGGGAAGCATGGCGATTGCGGGTCGGCGATTGGCGCATTATCTACGAGATCCATGACCAGTGGCTGGTGGTTCAGATCATCCGTATCGGAAGTCGTGGAGAGGTCTACAAATGA
- the rpiA gene encoding ribose-5-phosphate isomerase RpiA — translation MNQDEMKREVARAAIEYVETDTVIGVGTGSTANYFIDELANIKGRIEGTVASSNASAERLKGHGIPVYNLNDVGDIGLYVDGADETTRHLQLTKGGGGALTREKIVAAASEKFVCIVDDTKVVDILGAFPLPIEVIPMARSYVARQVVKLGGEPVLREGFTTDNGNLILDVHGLSIMEPSRLEAQLNNIPGVVTNGLFAMDPADVLLVGSSSGVETVR, via the coding sequence ATGAACCAGGACGAGATGAAGCGCGAGGTGGCCCGGGCCGCCATCGAGTACGTGGAGACCGACACGGTAATCGGCGTGGGCACCGGCTCCACCGCCAACTACTTCATCGACGAGCTGGCGAACATCAAGGGCCGCATCGAGGGCACCGTGGCCAGCTCCAACGCCAGCGCCGAGCGGCTCAAGGGCCACGGGATCCCGGTCTACAACCTCAACGACGTGGGCGACATCGGCCTCTACGTGGACGGCGCCGACGAGACCACCCGCCACCTGCAGCTCACCAAGGGCGGCGGCGGCGCGCTGACGCGGGAGAAGATCGTCGCCGCCGCCAGCGAGAAGTTCGTCTGCATTGTGGACGACACCAAGGTGGTGGACATCCTGGGCGCCTTCCCGCTGCCCATCGAGGTGATCCCCATGGCGCGCAGCTACGTCGCCCGCCAGGTGGTCAAGCTGGGCGGCGAGCCGGTCCTGCGCGAGGGCTTCACCACCGACAACGGCAACCTCATCCTGGACGTCCACGGCCTCTCCATCATGGAGCCGTCCAGGCTGGAGGCGCAGCTCAACAACATCCCCGGCGTGGTCACCAACGGCCTCTTCGCCATGGACCCGGCGGATGTACTGCTCGTGGGCTCCTCCAGCGGGGTCGAGACCGTCCGCTAG
- a CDS encoding PA0069 family radical SAM protein → MGRRHDPHKGRGAVSSPDNRYAARQREAVDDGWSDELDPEPAPATTLIPHNTRRILSYNDSPDLAFDRTLNPYRGCEHGCIYCYARPTHAWLDESPGRDFETRIHYRPDAAERLRAELDRPGYQPETIALGMNTDAYQPAERQLGITRSVLEVCRETRHPVSLVTKSALVERDRDILGPMAEAGLATVAVSITTLDSDLDRRLEPRAAGPRRRLATIRRLREAGIPVGVLVAPVIPVLTEAEFEAILEAAAEAGASWAGYVLLRLPHELGDLFRDWLDEHAPGQAEHILSRVQQARGGKDYEPSFGRRMTGEGPWADLLAQRFRLARRKFDLEWPPVLDTTAFTPPGGRQGDLFD, encoded by the coding sequence GTGGGCCGCCGGCACGACCCCCACAAGGGCCGCGGGGCGGTGTCCAGCCCCGACAACCGCTACGCCGCCCGGCAGCGGGAGGCGGTCGACGATGGCTGGAGCGACGAGCTGGACCCCGAGCCGGCGCCGGCCACCACCCTCATCCCGCACAACACCCGCCGGATCCTCAGCTACAACGACTCCCCGGATCTCGCCTTCGACCGCACCCTGAACCCCTATCGCGGCTGCGAGCACGGCTGCATCTACTGCTACGCCCGTCCCACCCACGCCTGGCTGGACGAGTCCCCGGGCCGCGACTTCGAGACCCGGATCCACTACCGCCCCGACGCCGCCGAGCGCCTGCGCGCGGAACTCGACCGGCCCGGCTACCAGCCGGAGACCATCGCCCTGGGCATGAACACCGACGCCTACCAGCCGGCGGAGCGGCAACTGGGGATCACCCGCTCGGTCCTGGAGGTCTGCCGGGAGACCCGCCATCCGGTGAGCCTGGTGACCAAGTCGGCCCTGGTGGAGCGGGACCGGGATATCCTCGGCCCCATGGCGGAAGCGGGGCTGGCCACCGTGGCCGTCTCCATCACCACCCTGGATAGCGACCTCGACCGCCGGCTGGAGCCCCGGGCGGCCGGTCCGCGCCGACGGCTGGCCACCATCCGGCGGCTGCGCGAGGCGGGGATCCCGGTGGGGGTACTGGTGGCCCCGGTGATCCCGGTCCTCACCGAGGCGGAGTTCGAGGCCATCCTGGAGGCGGCGGCCGAGGCCGGGGCGAGCTGGGCCGGCTACGTCCTGCTGCGGCTGCCCCACGAGCTGGGCGATCTCTTCCGGGACTGGCTGGACGAGCACGCCCCCGGCCAGGCGGAGCACATCCTCTCCCGGGTCCAGCAGGCGCGGGGCGGGAAGGACTACGAGCCGAGCTTCGGCCGGCGCATGACCGGGGAAGGACCCTGGGCGGACCTGCTGGCCCAGCGCTTCCGGCTGGCGCGGCGGAAGTTCGACCTGGAGTGGCCGCCGGTGCTGGACACCACGGCCTTCACGCCGCCCGGCGGGCGGCAGGGGGATCTCTTCGACTAG
- a CDS encoding helix-turn-helix domain-containing protein — MMEETADITQIIRRNDGHPEYAVVPYDQYQRMLERMEELIDLHETDKVRERMHTGEEESVPLELVQRIDAGESPVRVWREHRGIERRELAEATDIGDRALYMIEAGKREPSTRVLRQLASRLDVDVDDLLPPAD; from the coding sequence ATGATGGAAGAGACGGCCGACATCACCCAGATCATCCGGCGAAATGATGGCCATCCCGAATACGCCGTCGTCCCCTACGACCAGTATCAGCGTATGCTTGAACGCATGGAGGAGCTGATCGACCTTCACGAGACCGACAAGGTCCGCGAGCGCATGCATACCGGAGAGGAAGAGTCGGTTCCACTGGAACTGGTCCAGCGCATTGATGCCGGGGAAAGCCCCGTCAGGGTCTGGCGGGAACATCGTGGTATCGAGCGCCGGGAACTTGCGGAGGCTACGGACATCGGCGACCGGGCTCTCTACATGATCGAGGCCGGCAAACGCGAACCATCGACGCGCGTACTCCGTCAGCTCGCCAGTCGACTGGACGTCGACGTCGACGACCTCCTCCCACCGGCTGACTGA
- the ilvA gene encoding threonine ammonia-lyase, biosynthetic: MFDAYLKRILTARVYDVARETPLDPATGLSNRLGNQVFLKREDLQPVFSYKLRGAYNKIIHLAPEQRARGVIAASAGNHAQGVALSARRLGIPARIVMPKTTPDIKIEAVRALGAEIVLHGSSYDEAFAHCMQIAEEAGMAFIPPYDDPDVIAGQGTVAMELARQAPQPLEAVFVPVGGGGLLAGVSAYFRALYPGVRIIGVEPADAPTLHSALAAGERVQLPQVGIFADGVAVRRIGEEPFRILRESVDEVVLVSTDAICAAIKDIFDNTRSIAEPAGALSVAGLKQYVENHRLEGANLAAVVSGANINFDRLRYVAERAELGERREALFAVTIPEQPGSFRAFCNAIGTRSITEFNYRYAGPDEAHIFVGIRMNAGAPEKEELREKLEAAGYGVVDLTDNEMAKLHVRHMVGGRAPHAGRETLYRFEFPERPGALLRFLSHLHADWNISLFHYRNHGADYGRVLAGFQVPEEEEPAFQQFLQELGYAWEEETENPAYELFLR, from the coding sequence ATGTTCGACGCCTACCTGAAGCGCATTCTCACCGCCCGGGTCTACGACGTGGCCCGGGAGACGCCGCTGGACCCGGCCACCGGCCTCTCCAACCGGCTGGGCAACCAGGTCTTCCTCAAGCGCGAGGACCTGCAGCCGGTCTTCTCCTACAAGCTGCGCGGGGCGTACAACAAGATCATCCACCTCGCCCCGGAGCAGCGGGCGCGCGGCGTCATTGCTGCCTCCGCCGGCAACCACGCCCAGGGCGTGGCCCTGTCGGCGCGCAGGCTCGGGATCCCGGCGCGGATCGTCATGCCCAAGACCACGCCGGACATCAAGATCGAGGCGGTGCGGGCGCTGGGGGCGGAGATCGTCCTCCACGGCAGTTCCTACGACGAGGCCTTCGCCCACTGCATGCAGATCGCGGAGGAGGCCGGCATGGCCTTCATCCCGCCCTACGACGATCCCGACGTCATCGCCGGGCAGGGGACGGTGGCCATGGAGCTGGCCCGCCAGGCGCCGCAGCCGCTGGAGGCCGTCTTCGTCCCCGTGGGCGGTGGTGGGCTTCTGGCGGGGGTGAGCGCCTACTTTCGGGCCCTCTATCCGGGCGTGCGGATCATCGGTGTGGAGCCGGCGGATGCGCCGACGCTGCACTCCGCCCTGGCCGCCGGCGAGCGGGTGCAGCTGCCCCAGGTGGGGATCTTCGCCGACGGCGTGGCGGTGCGCCGGATCGGCGAGGAGCCCTTCCGCATCCTGCGCGAGAGCGTGGACGAGGTGGTGCTGGTCTCCACCGACGCCATCTGCGCCGCCATCAAGGACATCTTCGACAACACCCGCTCCATCGCCGAGCCGGCCGGGGCGCTCAGCGTGGCCGGCCTCAAGCAGTACGTGGAGAATCACCGGCTGGAGGGCGCCAACCTGGCCGCCGTGGTCAGCGGGGCCAACATCAACTTCGACCGGCTGCGCTACGTGGCCGAGCGCGCCGAGCTGGGCGAGCGGCGCGAGGCGCTGTTTGCCGTGACCATCCCCGAGCAGCCCGGCAGCTTCCGCGCCTTCTGCAACGCCATCGGCACCCGCTCCATCACCGAGTTCAACTACCGCTACGCCGGCCCCGACGAGGCCCACATCTTCGTCGGCATCCGCATGAACGCCGGCGCCCCGGAGAAGGAGGAGCTCCGCGAGAAGCTGGAGGCCGCCGGCTACGGCGTGGTGGATCTCACCGACAACGAGATGGCCAAGCTCCACGTCCGCCACATGGTGGGCGGCCGCGCGCCCCACGCCGGCCGGGAGACCCTCTACCGCTTCGAATTCCCCGAGCGGCCCGGGGCGCTGCTGCGCTTCCTCAGCCACCTCCACGCCGACTGGAACATCTCCCTGTTCCACTACCGCAACCACGGCGCCGACTACGGCCGCGTCCTCGCCGGCTTCCAGGTCCCCGAGGAGGAGGAGCCCGCCTTCCAGCAGTTCCTCCAGGAACTGGGCTACGCCTGGGAAGAAGAGACGGAGAACCCGGCGTACGAGCTGTTTCTGCGGTAG
- a CDS encoding DUF2905 domain-containing protein, translating to MGRWLIGIGLVLVVLGLIWPWLARLGLGRLPGDIAIQREGFHFYFPVTTSLLVSVVVSLLLWLFFRR from the coding sequence ATGGGGCGCTGGCTCATCGGCATCGGGCTGGTGCTGGTCGTCCTCGGCCTGATCTGGCCCTGGCTCGCCCGGCTGGGGCTGGGCCGGCTGCCGGGGGACATCGCCATCCAGCGGGAGGGATTCCACTTCTACTTCCCCGTCACCACCTCGCTGCTGGTGAGCGTGGTAGTCTCCCTGCTGCTCTGGCTCTTCTTCCGGCGCTGA